A single genomic interval of Saccharothrix saharensis harbors:
- a CDS encoding AfsR/SARP family transcriptional regulator encodes MGVAVSGPLEVTADGAVIEVGGARLRALLGRLAVAAGRVVTIEELADALWPEDRPADEVAAVRSPVSFAVGHVAGLDEIRPAVVEDGAAADLACGRAEHPVAELTDLATRHPLRERLQALLLRALVASGRAAEALACFEEIRRRFAAELRADPVGLADLPRAGDLRAPLTSLVGRSADVDRIVGQLAEHRLVTPGGPGGAGTTRLATTVAARLPGGAWLVELASVTDPDDVAPAVLGALGRPPPWRWPTR; translated from the coding sequence GTGGGGGTGGCGGTGTCGGGACCGCTGGAGGTCACGGCGGACGGCGCGGTGATCGAGGTCGGCGGCGCCAGGCTGCGCGCGCTGCTGGGCCGGTTGGCGGTGGCCGCGGGTCGGGTCGTGACCATCGAGGAACTGGCCGACGCGCTGTGGCCGGAGGACCGGCCGGCCGACGAGGTCGCCGCGGTGCGGTCGCCGGTGTCGTTCGCGGTCGGTCACGTCGCCGGGCTGGACGAGATCCGGCCGGCCGTCGTGGAGGACGGCGCCGCGGCAGACCTGGCGTGCGGCCGGGCCGAGCACCCGGTCGCCGAGCTCACCGACCTCGCCACACGCCACCCGCTGCGCGAACGGCTCCAGGCGCTGCTGCTGCGCGCCCTCGTCGCGTCGGGTCGCGCGGCCGAGGCGCTGGCCTGCTTCGAGGAGATCCGCCGCCGGTTCGCCGCCGAACTGCGCGCCGACCCGGTCGGCCTCGCGGACCTGCCCCGGGCCGGAGACCTGCGCGCACCGCTGACCAGCCTGGTCGGCCGGTCCGCCGACGTGGACCGAATCGTCGGGCAGCTCGCCGAGCACCGGCTCGTCACCCCGGGCGGCCCGGGCGGCGCGGGCACGACCCGGCTGGCCACCACGGTCGCGGCGCGCCTGCCCGGCGGCGCGTGGCTGGTCGAGCTCGCGTCGGTGACCGACCCGGACGACGTCGCGCCGGCCGTGCTCGGCGCGCTCGGTCGACCGCCTCCCTGGCGGTGGCCGACCCGATGA